One Polycladomyces zharkentensis genomic region harbors:
- a CDS encoding 1-deoxy-D-xylulose-5-phosphate reductoisomerase, which translates to MRHLAILGSTGSIGTNTLAVAAEHPEQFEVVALAAGTNVEEMVRQANRFRPRLVSMATKEAAEAVRSRVDAGIKVMWGDEGVMAVATHPEADYVVSAMVGSRGLRPTLAAIEAGKDIGLANKETLVTAGHIVKKAAERAGVTIYPIDSEHSAIFQCLNGERHTDVHRIILTASGGAFRDWTREQLAEATPEAALKHPNWSMGAKVTIDSATMMNKGLEVIEAHWLFDLPYDRIDVVIHPESIIHSMVEFVDGAVMAQLGTPDMRVPIQYALTYPKRLSLSTKRLDWVELGSLHFRRADFDRFPCLRMAYEAGRIGGTMPTVLNAANEVAVERFLAREISFLEMEQVIERVMEWHQPITEPSLEAIDEADRWARSVAYDDRVRV; encoded by the coding sequence ATGAGACATCTGGCCATTCTCGGTTCCACCGGTTCCATCGGCACCAATACGCTGGCCGTGGCGGCGGAGCATCCCGAGCAGTTTGAAGTGGTGGCGCTGGCAGCCGGAACCAATGTCGAAGAGATGGTGCGACAAGCAAACCGTTTTCGCCCCCGCCTGGTGTCCATGGCGACGAAGGAGGCGGCGGAAGCGGTACGGAGCCGGGTGGACGCCGGGATAAAAGTGATGTGGGGCGATGAAGGAGTGATGGCGGTCGCCACACATCCGGAAGCCGATTATGTCGTGTCCGCCATGGTCGGCAGTCGGGGGCTGCGACCGACGTTGGCGGCGATCGAGGCGGGCAAGGACATCGGACTGGCCAACAAGGAGACGCTGGTCACGGCGGGACATATCGTCAAAAAGGCGGCGGAACGCGCAGGTGTCACCATCTATCCGATCGACAGCGAACACTCGGCTATATTCCAATGTTTGAACGGGGAACGCCACACGGATGTGCATCGGATCATTTTGACGGCCTCCGGCGGGGCATTCCGGGATTGGACGCGTGAGCAATTGGCCGAGGCGACTCCGGAGGCGGCACTGAAACACCCCAATTGGTCGATGGGAGCCAAGGTCACCATCGATTCCGCCACCATGATGAACAAAGGGTTGGAAGTGATCGAAGCGCACTGGCTGTTCGATCTTCCGTACGACCGGATCGACGTGGTCATCCATCCGGAAAGTATCATCCACTCGATGGTGGAGTTTGTTGACGGTGCCGTGATGGCGCAATTGGGAACTCCGGACATGCGCGTACCCATACAATACGCGCTTACGTATCCGAAACGTCTTTCGCTCAGCACAAAACGACTGGATTGGGTCGAATTGGGCAGCCTTCATTTCCGACGGGCGGATTTTGACCGGTTTCCCTGTTTGAGAATGGCGTATGAGGCGGGACGAATCGGCGGCACGATGCCCACCGTTCTCAATGCCGCCAACGAAGTGGCTGTCGAACGCTTTTTGGCGCGGGAGATCTCCTTCCTGGAAATGGAGCAAGTCATCGAGCGGGTGATGGAATGGCACCAACCCATCACCGAACCTTCGTTGGAAGCGATCGATGAGGCGGACCGATGGGCGAGAAGCGTCGCCTACGATGACCGGGTACGCGTGTGA
- the rseP gene encoding RIP metalloprotease RseP, with amino-acid sequence MRRTDGREASPTMTGYACESKGCPADTPLPLKNKAVIGMQTILSFVIVLSILVFIHELGHFLFAKRAGILVREFAIGFGPKIFSRWKGETLYSIRALPLGGFVRMAGEDPEIVELQTGSEVAVELDDQERVTGLFFPTHPKYQSLPVKGKVTAMDLEKDLFVRLETEDGRSLLYDVHPQAFLYRDQKEKTQIAPLDRQFSSKTLGQRALTILAGPVFNIVLAAVLFMVLVKLTGVESKVIHDVVPGSPAAEAGLKSGDVIRAVNGQSIRDGDDLREKVQQSQGQPMLVTVQRGDQVFQTKVKPIWNPQIKQYLMNVRLEQQPATATEVVVKGAKETVMWTDRIFEGFGQLITGKIGIQALGGPVQIASITGQAAEAGLLALIRWTALLSLYLGVFNLLPIPALDGSRLVFIGLEALRGKPVDPNKESMVHFVGFALLMVLMLAVTYNDIMKVFFSQR; translated from the coding sequence ATGAGGCGGACCGATGGGCGAGAAGCGTCGCCTACGATGACCGGGTACGCGTGTGAAAGCAAGGGATGTCCGGCAGACACGCCCTTGCCATTGAAAAACAAGGCGGTGATCGGGATGCAAACCATCTTGTCATTTGTCATCGTGTTGAGCATTTTGGTGTTCATTCATGAATTGGGACATTTCCTCTTCGCCAAACGGGCGGGAATCTTGGTAAGGGAGTTTGCCATCGGGTTCGGTCCCAAGATTTTCTCCCGTTGGAAAGGGGAAACCCTGTATTCGATCCGCGCTTTACCGTTGGGCGGCTTTGTACGGATGGCGGGGGAAGACCCGGAAATCGTCGAGTTGCAGACGGGCTCCGAAGTGGCGGTGGAATTGGATGATCAGGAACGTGTGACGGGACTCTTCTTCCCCACACATCCAAAGTACCAGTCCCTGCCCGTCAAAGGGAAAGTAACGGCAATGGATTTGGAGAAGGACCTGTTCGTCCGGCTGGAGACGGAAGACGGGCGTTCCCTGCTTTACGACGTTCATCCGCAAGCCTTTCTGTACCGCGATCAAAAGGAGAAAACACAGATTGCCCCTTTGGACCGGCAATTCAGTTCCAAAACACTGGGGCAGCGTGCGTTGACGATTTTGGCGGGACCTGTTTTCAACATCGTGTTGGCCGCTGTGTTGTTCATGGTTCTGGTCAAACTGACGGGTGTTGAATCCAAGGTGATTCACGATGTGGTACCCGGTTCACCCGCGGCCGAGGCCGGGTTAAAATCGGGAGATGTGATTCGCGCCGTGAACGGTCAATCGATCCGTGACGGTGACGATTTGCGGGAGAAGGTGCAGCAATCACAGGGACAACCGATGTTGGTCACGGTACAGCGTGGGGATCAGGTTTTTCAAACCAAGGTGAAACCGATCTGGAATCCGCAAATCAAGCAGTATCTCATGAATGTGCGCCTGGAACAGCAACCGGCCACCGCCACAGAAGTGGTGGTGAAGGGGGCGAAGGAGACCGTCATGTGGACGGACCGGATCTTTGAGGGGTTCGGCCAGTTGATCACAGGCAAAATTGGCATCCAGGCCCTGGGAGGACCGGTGCAGATTGCCTCCATCACCGGACAGGCTGCCGAAGCGGGTCTTCTCGCTTTGATCAGGTGGACGGCATTGCTCAGCCTGTATCTCGGCGTGTTTAATCTGTTGCCCATTCCGGCCTTGGACGGAAGCCGACTGGTGTTTATCGGATTGGAGGCCTTGCGTGGCAAACCGGTGGACCCGAACAAGGAGAGCATGGTTCACTTTGTCGGATTCGCTTTGCTGATGGTGCTGATGTTGGCAGTGACATACAACGACATCATGAAGGTGTTTTTCAGTCAACGTTGA
- a CDS encoding proline--tRNA ligase: protein MRQKTALIPTLREVSEAEMVSHRLMLRAGLIRQLAAGVYTYMPLAYRVLRKVEQIVREEMDRTGAQELLLPAMHPAELWQETGRYETYGPELVKLKDRHDREFVLGPTHEEVITDLVRHFINSYKRLPMTLYQIQTKFRDERRPRSGLLRGREFIMKDAYSFHTDRESLDETYQAMYDAYVNVFTRCGLDFRAVEADAGAIGGKGTHEFMVLAESGEDTIALCNDCDYAANIEMAEVVFNEPAEVTRGERQPEKVATPGASTIEEVTKVLGVEPNQVIKSILFVADKEPVLVLVRGDHEVNEVKVKNALNASICELADEATIRRVTGAPVGFAGPVGLKEKVKILADRAVKVLPEAVVGANEADAHLIHVVPERDFQADLYADLRNIQEGDVCPRCGGSIRFTRGIEVGHVFKLGTRYSEVMRGTFLDKEGREQPYIMGCYGIGISRTVAAVIEQHHDENGIIWPSSIAPFQIHLIAVNMKNEVQARTAEQLYEALTQAGYEVLFDDREERAGVKFKDADLIGIPLRITVGAKASEGLVEYKFRRSGESGELAVQEVLEQLPELLKRVDQPAT, encoded by the coding sequence ATGAGGCAAAAAACAGCTTTGATACCTACCTTGCGTGAAGTTTCCGAAGCGGAGATGGTCAGCCATCGCCTGATGCTCCGGGCTGGCTTGATCCGCCAACTGGCGGCGGGGGTTTACACCTACATGCCGCTGGCATATCGCGTGCTGCGGAAAGTGGAACAAATCGTGCGCGAAGAGATGGATCGGACGGGAGCGCAGGAGTTGTTGCTCCCGGCGATGCATCCGGCCGAACTTTGGCAGGAAACCGGTCGGTACGAAACCTACGGACCGGAACTGGTCAAGCTGAAAGACCGTCACGATCGGGAGTTCGTATTGGGACCGACTCATGAAGAAGTGATCACCGATCTGGTGCGTCACTTCATCAACTCGTATAAACGCCTGCCGATGACACTGTATCAGATCCAGACTAAATTTCGTGACGAGCGACGTCCGCGGTCCGGTCTGTTGCGCGGTCGGGAATTTATCATGAAAGATGCCTACTCTTTCCACACGGACCGGGAAAGCTTGGATGAGACCTACCAAGCGATGTACGACGCCTATGTCAACGTGTTCACCCGTTGCGGATTGGATTTCCGCGCGGTTGAAGCGGATGCCGGCGCCATCGGAGGAAAGGGAACGCACGAGTTCATGGTGCTGGCCGAATCCGGTGAGGATACGATTGCGCTTTGCAATGACTGCGACTATGCGGCCAACATCGAAATGGCCGAGGTGGTGTTCAACGAACCGGCGGAAGTGACGCGCGGGGAGCGGCAGCCGGAGAAAGTGGCCACTCCGGGGGCGTCCACCATTGAAGAAGTGACGAAGGTGTTGGGCGTTGAACCCAATCAGGTGATCAAAAGCATCTTGTTCGTCGCCGACAAGGAGCCGGTGCTGGTATTGGTTCGCGGCGACCATGAAGTGAACGAAGTCAAGGTGAAAAACGCGCTGAATGCCTCGATCTGCGAGTTGGCCGACGAGGCGACCATCCGTCGCGTAACGGGGGCGCCGGTCGGTTTTGCCGGGCCGGTCGGCTTGAAGGAAAAAGTGAAAATCCTGGCCGACCGGGCTGTCAAAGTGTTGCCGGAAGCAGTGGTTGGTGCCAACGAAGCCGACGCGCACTTGATTCATGTGGTGCCGGAGCGGGATTTCCAGGCGGATCTGTATGCCGACTTGCGCAACATCCAGGAGGGCGATGTCTGCCCGCGTTGCGGCGGTTCCATCCGGTTCACCCGCGGCATTGAAGTGGGGCATGTGTTTAAGCTGGGCACCCGCTACAGCGAAGTGATGCGCGGGACGTTCCTGGACAAAGAAGGTCGGGAGCAACCGTATATTATGGGTTGTTACGGAATCGGCATCTCCCGGACGGTGGCGGCAGTCATCGAGCAACATCACGACGAAAACGGGATCATTTGGCCGTCCAGCATCGCCCCGTTCCAAATTCACCTGATCGCCGTCAACATGAAAAACGAGGTTCAGGCTCGTACGGCTGAACAATTGTACGAAGCGCTGACCCAGGCCGGATACGAGGTGTTGTTTGACGACCGGGAAGAACGTGCCGGTGTGAAGTTCAAAGACGCCGACCTGATCGGCATTCCGCTTCGGATCACGGTGGGAGCCAAAGCTTCCGAGGGATTGGTCGAATATAAATTCCGCCGGTCCGGGGAAAGTGGCGAGTTGGCGGTGCAGGAAGTGTTGGAGCAACTGCCGGAGTTGCTCAAACGCGTGGATCAACCCGCGACGTGA
- a CDS encoding PolC-type DNA polymerase III: protein MSSAALKLEKLLAHTDLSPDWWSEHFSGAYIEKVRVSRKRQSWTIFLRLPRLVPPHIVQEAQERISRAFQAVARVSLKVRFDHVEMSQLLEIYWQVIRHHVAENVSAAAAGWLGKAKWNWERDRLTIVFPNPMMLDMARQKRVDDAIASYLQELSGGRISVILSSEEAETAEERFREQQEEALRALVDEALVRREEAKSQSVEPPAHEPEELAIGYDFQDELIPIKRIQEEERRVAIKGEVFNSEVRELRSGRTLLTFNLTDFTDSIQVKVFARDKEDAAMLSRVKDGMWVKARGSVQFDTFARELVLIANDLRETEPVRRVDTAEEKRVELHLHTSMSAMDGVYDAGDMIKRAAEWGHPAVAVTDHGVVQAFPEAYSAGKKHGIKVILGVEAYVVDDGVPIVMNAAHRELKEDTYVVFDVETTGLSSMHDTIIELAAVKVKNGEIIDRFESFANPHRPLTAQITELTGITDDMLEGAPEVEDVLSRFLEFVGDSVLVAHNARFDMGFLQMGVKRMGRQPVTNPVIDTLELARFLYPGMKNYRLNTLCKQFDIHLEQHHRAIYDAEATGYLTWKMIVDCFERDIRYLDQLNDFTGDRDISRLRPFHAIILVQNETGLKNLYKLISLSHLKYFGNKTPRIPRSELVKHREGLIIGSGCEKGELYEAALQKSPQEVEEIAQFYDYLEIQPVEVNRHLIEKGIVESEERLREANRLLVEIGEKLGKPVVATSNAHYLDEWDAIYREILVANDNRFRQTDPLPKAYFRTTDEMLEEFSYLGEEKAFEVVVANPRKIADMVEELKPFPDDLHTPIIEGADEELRRICYETAKNIYGDPLPDIVRERLEKELGSIIKHGFAVIYLIAHKLVTKSLSDGYLVGSRGSVGSSFVATMSSITEVNPLPPHYICPNCKYNEFITDGSVASGFDLPRKDCPECGTQLKKDGHDIPFETFLGFEGDKVPDIDLNFSGEYQPRAHKYTEELFGKDYVYRAGTISTVAEKTAYGFVKKYQEERQLNWRNAEVERMVRGCSGVKRTTGQHPGGLMVIPNNREVYDFTPIQRPADDPKSETITTHFDYHAISGRLLKLDILGHDDPTVIRMLQDLTGVDPKTIPTDDPEVLKLFSGTESLGVTPEDLGGNTMGTLGIPEFGTRFVRQMLEDTKPTTFGELVRISGLSHGTDVWLNNAQDLIRSGTAKLSEVISTRDDIMVYLIYKGLPPSKAFKIMEKVRKGKGLTDEEADFMRQHNVPEWYIESCRKIKYMFPKAHAVAYVMMAVRIAWFKVYYPAEYYATYFSVRADDFDLELVLKGKDAIRRQIEEILEKGNAATAKEKGLLTVLESAQEMLARGLRFGNIDLYRSDATRFQVDGDRLLPPFSSVSGIGENAARNIVQAREQGEFLSIEDLQKRSRISSAVVEVLKKLGCLEGLPESNQLTLF, encoded by the coding sequence ATGTCTTCTGCGGCTCTCAAACTGGAGAAGTTGTTGGCGCATACCGATCTGTCGCCGGATTGGTGGAGTGAGCATTTTTCGGGTGCGTACATAGAAAAGGTTCGGGTCAGTCGCAAGAGACAGTCATGGACGATCTTTCTTCGCTTGCCCCGGTTGGTACCGCCGCATATCGTACAAGAGGCGCAAGAGCGGATTTCCCGGGCGTTTCAGGCGGTTGCCCGCGTTTCGCTCAAAGTTCGGTTTGATCATGTGGAAATGAGCCAGCTGTTGGAGATTTACTGGCAGGTGATCCGACATCACGTGGCTGAGAACGTGTCCGCCGCCGCTGCCGGTTGGTTGGGCAAAGCCAAATGGAACTGGGAACGGGATCGGCTCACCATCGTATTTCCCAATCCGATGATGTTGGATATGGCGCGGCAAAAACGGGTGGACGATGCCATCGCCTCCTATTTGCAGGAGCTTTCCGGCGGACGCATTTCGGTGATCCTCTCGAGTGAAGAGGCGGAAACGGCGGAGGAACGGTTCCGCGAACAACAGGAAGAAGCGTTGCGTGCATTGGTGGACGAAGCATTGGTCCGGCGCGAGGAAGCCAAATCTCAGTCGGTGGAACCACCTGCCCATGAGCCGGAGGAGCTGGCCATCGGGTACGACTTTCAGGATGAACTGATCCCGATCAAACGGATTCAGGAAGAAGAGCGTCGCGTCGCCATCAAGGGGGAAGTTTTCAACTCCGAAGTGCGCGAGCTGCGGAGCGGACGGACACTGTTGACGTTTAATCTCACTGATTTTACGGATTCGATTCAAGTCAAGGTGTTTGCCCGCGACAAGGAAGATGCGGCCATGCTCTCCCGCGTCAAAGACGGGATGTGGGTGAAGGCGCGCGGCTCCGTCCAGTTTGATACTTTTGCCCGTGAGCTGGTGCTGATTGCAAACGACTTGCGTGAGACGGAACCGGTGCGAAGAGTGGACACAGCCGAAGAAAAGCGGGTCGAGTTGCATTTGCACACGTCGATGAGTGCGATGGACGGTGTATACGATGCCGGTGACATGATCAAACGGGCGGCCGAGTGGGGCCACCCGGCGGTGGCGGTGACTGACCACGGTGTCGTGCAGGCGTTTCCCGAAGCCTACAGTGCGGGGAAAAAGCACGGTATCAAGGTGATTCTGGGTGTCGAGGCGTATGTGGTGGACGATGGGGTGCCGATTGTGATGAACGCCGCCCACCGTGAGCTGAAAGAGGATACGTATGTGGTGTTCGACGTGGAGACGACGGGCTTGTCCTCGATGCATGACACCATTATCGAGCTGGCCGCGGTCAAGGTGAAAAACGGCGAGATCATCGACCGTTTCGAGTCGTTTGCCAACCCGCACCGTCCGCTGACGGCACAGATTACGGAACTGACCGGGATTACAGACGACATGCTGGAAGGGGCACCGGAAGTGGAAGACGTGCTGTCCCGCTTTCTGGAGTTTGTCGGTGACAGCGTCTTGGTGGCTCACAACGCCCGTTTCGACATGGGCTTCTTGCAGATGGGAGTGAAGCGGATGGGGCGGCAGCCGGTGACCAACCCCGTCATCGACACGTTGGAATTGGCCCGCTTCCTCTATCCGGGGATGAAAAACTATCGACTGAACACCCTCTGCAAACAGTTTGACATTCATCTGGAACAGCATCACCGGGCCATCTACGACGCGGAAGCGACCGGGTACCTCACCTGGAAGATGATCGTCGACTGCTTTGAGCGGGATATCCGGTATCTCGATCAGCTGAACGATTTCACCGGTGACCGGGATATCAGCCGTTTGCGGCCGTTTCACGCGATCATCCTCGTCCAAAATGAAACCGGCCTGAAAAACCTGTACAAACTGATTTCGCTCTCCCATTTGAAATACTTCGGCAACAAAACACCGCGCATTCCGCGCAGTGAACTGGTCAAACACCGGGAAGGGCTGATCATCGGTTCCGGTTGTGAGAAAGGAGAGCTGTACGAGGCGGCTTTGCAAAAGTCACCGCAAGAAGTGGAAGAAATCGCGCAGTTCTACGATTATCTGGAGATCCAGCCGGTGGAAGTGAACCGCCACCTGATCGAAAAAGGAATCGTTGAAAGCGAGGAGCGGCTGCGCGAGGCCAACCGCTTGTTGGTGGAGATCGGGGAGAAATTGGGCAAACCGGTGGTGGCCACGTCCAATGCCCACTACCTTGACGAGTGGGATGCGATCTACCGCGAGATTTTGGTGGCCAACGACAACCGTTTCCGTCAAACTGATCCGTTGCCCAAAGCTTATTTCCGCACTACCGACGAAATGTTGGAGGAGTTTTCGTACCTCGGCGAGGAAAAGGCATTCGAGGTGGTGGTGGCCAATCCGCGCAAGATTGCCGACATGGTGGAAGAGCTGAAACCTTTCCCGGATGACTTGCATACGCCGATCATCGAAGGGGCGGACGAGGAGCTGCGGCGCATTTGTTACGAGACGGCAAAAAACATATACGGAGATCCGCTCCCGGACATCGTGCGCGAGCGTTTGGAAAAGGAACTGGGCAGCATTATCAAACACGGGTTTGCGGTTATTTATCTCATCGCTCATAAATTGGTGACCAAATCGCTGTCCGACGGATATCTGGTTGGATCACGGGGGTCGGTGGGCTCGTCTTTCGTGGCGACGATGAGTTCGATTACCGAGGTGAACCCCTTGCCGCCGCATTACATCTGTCCCAACTGCAAATACAATGAGTTCATCACTGACGGCTCGGTGGCGTCCGGTTTCGACCTGCCGCGCAAGGATTGTCCGGAGTGCGGGACGCAGCTGAAAAAAGACGGACACGATATTCCGTTTGAAACGTTCCTCGGATTTGAGGGAGACAAGGTGCCGGATATCGATTTGAACTTCTCCGGGGAATACCAGCCCCGTGCCCACAAGTACACCGAGGAGTTGTTCGGCAAGGATTACGTGTACCGTGCCGGAACGATTTCGACGGTGGCTGAAAAGACGGCGTATGGATTCGTGAAAAAATACCAGGAAGAACGCCAGCTCAACTGGCGCAATGCGGAAGTGGAGCGCATGGTGCGCGGATGCAGCGGAGTGAAGCGGACAACCGGGCAGCATCCCGGCGGGCTGATGGTCATCCCCAACAACCGGGAAGTGTACGATTTCACCCCCATCCAGCGTCCGGCGGACGATCCCAAATCGGAGACGATCACGACACACTTCGATTACCATGCGATCAGCGGCCGCCTGTTGAAACTGGATATCCTGGGCCACGACGATCCGACTGTGATCCGCATGTTGCAGGATTTGACCGGGGTGGACCCCAAAACGATCCCGACCGACGATCCCGAGGTGCTGAAGCTGTTCAGCGGAACCGAGTCACTCGGAGTGACCCCGGAGGACTTGGGCGGCAACACGATGGGTACCCTGGGCATACCCGAATTCGGTACCCGTTTTGTCCGTCAGATGCTGGAGGACACCAAGCCGACCACGTTTGGCGAGTTGGTCCGCATCTCCGGGTTGTCCCACGGGACCGATGTGTGGCTCAACAACGCTCAGGATCTGATCCGCAGCGGTACGGCGAAGCTGTCCGAGGTGATCTCCACCCGGGACGACATCATGGTTTATCTGATCTACAAGGGACTGCCCCCCTCCAAAGCGTTCAAAATCATGGAGAAGGTGCGGAAAGGGAAAGGTCTGACCGACGAAGAGGCCGATTTCATGCGGCAGCATAATGTGCCGGAGTGGTACATCGAATCCTGCCGCAAGATCAAGTACATGTTCCCCAAAGCACACGCGGTGGCTTATGTGATGATGGCCGTGCGGATCGCCTGGTTTAAGGTGTACTATCCGGCGGAGTATTACGCGACCTATTTCTCGGTCCGGGCCGACGATTTCGACCTGGAGCTGGTGCTCAAGGGCAAGGATGCGATCCGTCGGCAGATCGAGGAAATCCTGGAAAAGGGCAACGCCGCCACGGCCAAGGAAAAGGGCTTGCTGACCGTGTTGGAATCGGCGCAGGAGATGTTGGCCCGCGGCCTCAGGTTCGGCAACATCGATCTGTATCGCTCCGACGCCACCCGTTTCCAGGTGGACGGCGACCGCTTGTTGCCGCCGTTCTCCTCCGTCTCCGGCATCGGGGAAAACGCGGCGCGCAATATCGTGCAGGCACGGGAGCAGGGCGAGTTTCTCTCCATTGAAGACTTGCAG